A single genomic interval of Miscanthus floridulus cultivar M001 unplaced genomic scaffold, ASM1932011v1 os_1094_7_8, whole genome shotgun sequence harbors:
- the LOC136533686 gene encoding uncharacterized protein, whose product MRYNLKKLYFNGVPVDKVRTTSPLKSTTNDQWRELVEMWSSPKHKDKCAKNALNREKVRFHQMTGSRCYIATTHALAEMESIAAAPVEDGQVVKTPAEVVAQVLPKSKFLQNIGLQLAAPKRSSKAINDAQVIELEAEVAAGKQDKEELKDEMETLKKKVEESENERRRLLEETEQLKKAQDELKKAQDETNAFFRRMFSKE is encoded by the exons ATGAGGTACAATTTGAAGAAGCTTTACTTCAATGGTGTACCAGTAGACAAAGTTAGAACAACATCACCATTGAAGAGTACGACTAATGATCAATGGAGAGAGCTGGTGGAGATGTGGTCAAGCCCAAAGCACAAG GACAAGTGTGCAAAAAATGCACTTAACCGTGAGAAAGTAAGGTTTCATCAGATGACAGGATCTCGGTGCTATATTGCGACAACCCATGCCTTG GCTGAAATGGAATCCATCGCTGCTGCACCTGTAGAAGATGGCCAAGTTGTAAAGACCCCTGCTGAAGTTGTTGCGCAAGTGTTGCCGAAATCAAAATTTCTTCAAAATATTGGCCTTCAGCTAGCAGCCCCCAAGAGAAGCTCCAAAGCCATTAATGATGCACAGGTTATAGAACTTGAAGCAGAAGTTGCAGCTGGAAAGCAAGACAAAGAAGAACTAAAGGATGAGATGGAGACtttgaagaagaaggtggaggaaTCAGAAAATGAAAGACGTAGGCTGTTAGAAGAGACAGAGCAGTTGAAGAAGGCACAAGATGAGTTGAAGAAGGCACAAGATGAGACGAATGCTTTCTTTCGTCGCATGTTCAGTAAAGAGTAA
- the LOC136533688 gene encoding pentatricopeptide repeat-containing protein At1g74600, chloroplastic-like, which yields MPRRPAADRLAHLPAALAGFVRARAAGSASAWCRFSYGNALAACAAASAPLVFAELLYCAAWKDGLSRDAYICSTMVDLLAKHGRLGDALRAFEDGDRGSAVCWNTVISGAARNGEHALGVEMFRDMVRGSSCEPNSFTYSGALSACAAGAELGVGRAVHRMVLRRDPEYDVFVGTSIVNMYVKCGQMGAAMNEFWRMPIRNVVSWTTVIAGFVQEEDSVSAMLLLTEMSRSGVAINKYTATSILLACSQMSMIREANQVHGMIMKTVLYLDHVVKEALISTYANVGAVQLCEKVFQEVGTVNNRSIWSAFISGVSRHSLQRSIQLLRRMLCQGLRPNDKCYTSVFSSVDSSELGRQLHSLVIKDGFIHAVLVASALSTMYSRCKDLKDSYKVFEEMQERDEVSWTSMVAGFATHGHSVEAFQVLRNMIVEGFTPDDVSLSSILSACNIPECLLKGKEVHGHVLRAYGGTTSINHCLVSMYSKCKDVQTARRLFDATPCKDQIMLSSMISGYAINGYSEEAISLFQLMLAAGFHIDRFLCSSVISICADMAPFYGKLLHGYSAKVGILSDLSVSSSLVKLYSKSGNLDDSRKVFDEIDVPDLVTWTAIVDGYAQHGSSQDALALFDLMIRCGVKPDTVILVSVLSACGRNGLVEEGFKHFNSMRTVYGVEPVLHHYCCMVDLLGRSGRLVEAKSFIESMPVKPDSMVWSTLLAACRVHDDAVLGRFVENKIREENCDSGCFAAMSNIRANSGDWEGVMEIRKSVKDVKKEPGWSLLEE from the coding sequence ATGCCGCGCCGCCCCGCCGCGGACCGCCTCGCGCACCTCCCCGCCGCGCTCGCAGGCTTCGTCCGTGCGCGCGCTGCGGGGTCTGCCTCCGCGTGGTGCCGGTTCTCTTACGGCAACGCGCTGGCCGCCTGtgccgccgcctccgcgccgTTGGTCTTCGCGGAGCTGCTCTACTGCGCAGCCTGGAAGGATGGGCTCTCGCGGGACGCGTACATCTGCAGCACCATGGTGGACCTGCTCGCCAAGCACGGCCGCCTGGGCGATGCGCTGCGGGCGTTCGAGGACGGGGATCGCGGAAGCGCGGTCTGCTGGAACACGGTTATCTCCGGGGCGGCGCGCAACGGTGAACACGCGCTCGGAGTCGAGATGTTCCGCGACATGGTGAGGGGTTCCTCCTGCGAGCCCAACTCGTTTACGTATTCTGGGGCGCTCAGCGCGTGCGCGGCTGGTGCAGAGTTGGGGGTTGGCAGGGCGGTGCATAGGATGGTGCTCCGGCGTGATCCCGAGTACGATGTCTTCGTTGGGACATCCATCGTTAACATGTATGTGAAATGTGGTCAGATGGGGGCTGCCATGAATGAGTTCTGGAGGATGCCAATCCGGAATGTGGTTTCCTGGACAACTGTGATTGCTGGTTTCGTGCAAGAGGAGGACTCAGTAAGTGCAATGCTGCTGCTTACGGAAATGTCGCGGAGTGGTGTGGCAATCAACAAGTACACGGCTACGAGCATATTGCTCGCCTGCTCTCAGATGTCCATGATACGGGAGGCTAACCAGGTGCACGGCATGATTATGAAGACTGTGCTGTACTTGGATCATGTTGTCAAGGAGGCTTTGATTTCCACATATGCAAATGTTGGGGCTGTTCAGCTGTGTGAGAAGGTGTTTCAAGAAGTTGGCACAGTTAACAACAGAAGCATCTGGTCGGCTTTCATATCTGGGGTTAGCAGGCATAGCCTACAAAGATCAATTCAGCTGTTAAGGAGGATGTTATGTCAGGGCCTAAGACCGAATGACAAATGCTACACTTCTGTTTTCAGTTCTGTTGACTCATCTGAGCTTGGCAGACAGCTGCATTCATTGGTCATAAAAGATGGGTTTATTCATGCTGTTCTTGTGGCAAGTGCGCTCTCCACCATGTACTCCAGATGTAAGGATTTGAAGGATAGCTACAAGGTTTTTGAAGAGATGCAGGAACGGGATGAAGTGTCATGGACATCAATGGTTGCTGGTTTTGCAACACATGGTCATTCAGTTGAGGCATTCCAGGTGTTAAGGAATATGATTGTTGAAGGTTTTACACCAGATGATGTGTCGTTAAGTTCCATTCTTTCAGCCTGCAATATACCGGAGTGTTTGCTCAAAGGGAAGGAAGTTCATGGACATGTCCTTCGTGCCTATGGAGGAACCACGTCCATTAACCATTGCCTTGTTTCCATGTATTCTAAATGTAAAGATGTACAAACAGCTCGAAGACTTTTTGACGCAACTCCATGCAAAGACCAGATCATGCTATCTTCAATGATATCTGGATATGCTATTAATGGTTATAGTGAGGAGGCAATCTCATTGTTTCAGCTTATGTTGGCAGCTGGTTTTCATATAGATAGGTTTTTATGCTCATCTGTTATTAGCATCTGTGCTGACATGGCACCATTCTATGGTAAACTGTTACACGGGTATTCAGCCAAAGTAGGCATACTGTCTGATCTATCTGTGAGCAGTTCACTTGTGAAGTTATACTCCAAAAGTGGCAACCTGGATGATTCTCGTAAAGTTTTTGATGAAATAGATGTTCCAGATTTAGTTACATGGACAGCGATAGTTGATGGATATGCTCAGCATGGAAGCAGTCAGGATGCTTTGGCGTTGTTCGATTTGATGATTAGATGTGGGGTAAAACCAGACACTGTCATACTTGTGAGTGTTTTGTCTGCTTGTGGCCGAAAtggtttggttgaagaagggttcAAACATTTTAATTCAATGAGAACTGTGTATGGGGTTGAGCCAGTGTTGCACCACTACTGCTGTATGGTTGATTTACTTGGTAGATCTGGGAGGCTTGTAGAGGCAAAAAGTTTTATTGAGAGTATGCCTGTGAAACCTGATTCAATGGTGTGGAGCACACTGCTTGCTGCTTGCAGAGTTCATGATGATGCTGTACTTGGACGTTTTGTAGAAAATAAGATCCGTGAAGAAAATTGTGATTCAGGTTGTTTTGCTGCTATGTCAAACATTCGAGCAAATTCTGGAGACTGGGAAGGTGTAATGGAAATAAGAAAATCAGTCAAGGATGTGAAGAAAGAACCTGGATGGAGTTTATTGGAAGAATAA